Genomic DNA from Solanum pennellii chromosome 3, SPENNV200:
ACTATGAAGCATAATTAGGCTATTTTTGAGTGAATATATGCGAAAGTTCCTTTTTATCTTATGGACCAATTCAAGTTTTTTAAAACTGTAgttataaatttgataaaatataataattttcatagatataattgataaattaagaaatgcattaatttaaagtcaaaataaattcatattgcgAGAATAATCATTATATGAGATACAAACAGTTTCAAAAATCATGATAGAAATTATAagttttatttacatatgaaataaatgactggtatatatatatatatatcttaaacatggttattttaatcaaatttttgtattttaaaatccTAATTCAAAATTCtgattttcaaaaatacaaACGACAGCGTATTACATGAGCCACAGCACGTGATGTTCGTTTGCTTCCCAAAAAGCAAAGAGATAGCAGTGAACATGGCAGTCCTGCTATGGCTGTTCCACTCTCCTCTGCCAAATTTCACACTTCAATTCTCACACAATCACTCCCCTCTTCTTCCTCTCGTTCTTTTTCCGTCGGAAAACGCTTCTGTTGCTCGTCGTCGTCAACTTCCATGGAACATCATGAATCGAAATTTAAGGAATTTCCTTATGCATCTGTTCCGCATAGAAAGTTAATGGTGGAACTTGTATCGACTGTGGAGAATCGTCTTGGAGAATCTCTACTTCCTTGTACTCTGCCTTCTCATGTGCAGTATTTTGAGAATGAATCTGCTACTGCTCATGCTTCTCTCTATGTCAGATCTGGAAATTCCTCTTCTGAGGTACTCTCCGACTGCCTCCTCAATTGATTCTACTATTTATTACCTATTCATTCATTTCTGCAGTTGTGCCAATTATATGTAGTATGATATAGGAATTACTTCCTGTTGGATGTTTTGTTGTAGTATATACAGAATGAATAACAAATCTATGGAcaaagaaattgatttttataataataaagtgtgATACCAATAGTTTAGAACCCTGATTCGCAAGGAAAAGTTTGTCTTAGGACTTAATGACGACACTGAAGTGCACATTAAGCGAAGCGAAATGCTCAACATGTGTGAGCCTTGCTTCAAGGCTTGAGCATGCTTAAAGCATGCCTTTTACAACATCGTTGCATCACTCCTATGTGAGACCAAAAAAAATGCGCCAAGAATTTTGTCCTAATGCCCTTCAATATGAATGAATACACTACTATCTTGTACATAGTGAAGGTgataaagaaaacaagaaaattattatgtaCTATAGAATAATGATTGAGAAAGCTAGATCTTGTCTTCTAATTTAGTGGATTTGGCTTATGCAGAAGAGTTAATCCATTACACATTGTGCTTTTGtagattttcctttttactATGTATGCTAATTCTTTTAATAGTAGTAACATGAATTGAAATGCCAAATACTTATCTCTATAATGTGATGATGGGAGTTAAGAAGATCAGCAAATGTATTCTGGTTTTATTCACCCAATGAAGTCAGACAAGATTTTTATCAAATCTGTTTCCTTTGAGCTAATTTCAAATTGAGTATTTCTTGTTCAAGCTATATATCTTGCACTTTCTAGTAAATAACAATCCATTCgttacaattaaaaaatatatagcaAACGCAATTCGTGAATGTGCTGCAAACTCCCActaatattttaatagtttgCAGTGTGTTCTGTGAAATACATCTCAACTAGTTTTTCTGTGATCTTGTCAAAGTAGTTTGATCTCTGCTTCTTCCCCCTTCCATAGCTTCAGGAGTTGTAGGGGGAAAATTCATATGATCTGCAATCTCACCTTCTCACCATTACCATTCCCAACTTCAATATCTGGCGGCACTGAGTTTCCCATCTGAATAGGTGCTGAGGTAAGTTGTGAACTAGTATCGAATCTGGAACAATAGAAGTTTCTTGCTCTGGTTTAAAATTCTGTGCACATCTAAGGATTTCATAGTGTATGACCCAATGTGAATGAATGACTTGAAAATATGTTATTGAAGTCTGTTTTGTTACAGAAAGTCAATGTAAACAGTGTTGTAGTCGTAGTATGCAATCTCGGCTCTTCCTTTCAATTGAAATTGACTCACAAAAATTTTCCTTAGTTCTTTCATAGTAGGTTCCTTTGATAAATTTTACCCACAATAGTCATTTGCAATTATTAGCCAAATTCACGAAATAGTCATCAGCAGAGAAATATATGGGTGGCTTACCGAGATGAGTCTCATGCCTAATTTCAACAGGAGCTTCGGCGATTGAGGCAATTGCTAAATCAGCTTGAACCTTTCTCTAAAGGTTGGTTTTGATGGAGTCGCACCCTTTTACCTTTCCCTGCTTAATTGGGATGTTTCTGTTGGAGTTGAATATTGGGGTTCTGATCTGGGCTTGAAAGATTGGTTATAGCAGGATCTTTATCAGTGGCAGCAGGGTTATGATCAGTTTCATTGATGTTGGTCGCGTCAACCGATTTCAATTTTGAAGAGGGTGTGTGAAATCTGAGGACACCTTTGGCTGAGGGGTTAAATGATTTTGGTGGGTGGATTTTGAATGGGTAGTATTTTCCTGTTGAGGTGTTGCATGCGTGATCTGCAAAAGAGTAGGCTGAGTGTTAATAGCATGTTGGAGGTTCTGGTGAACTATTAGGGGCAAGCTGTAGGAGTTTATTATTGTCCATGTGTTGTTCCTCTGAAGGATTGGAAGAAATAGGGGATGATGTTTTATTGGTGTTGTGGTTGTTGGTACTAGAAGGAGTTGATTTTGGTGTGTTTGGGATTATTCGGGTGGATTGGTTCAAACTAACCATAGGGGGTTGTAGGAGAGCAGGTGTGTTTTGCTGAGTTGTCGGTGTAGGAGAGGCTGCAGTTGGTTGAGATGAGTATGGATTGGATGTATAACTAGTGTTTTAGGTGGGTTCCGAAGCACAATTGGTGTTTGCTGAAAAGATCAATAGATCTTCACAGAGAGAAGCTAAGAGAGAATGTGCATCCAAAATTGACCAACCAATCTAACAGCtcgatttcaagaattatccTTGTTCATAATTTGTAGTTCTCTGCAAGTTGCATTCACCTGATGTCTTCTTGGGGAGTTATACATAAGGACTGCAAAAGCATCAGGGAGATAGCAATTTGGATCTGGCTTCTGTTCATTTATTCTTATCCAGTTCCATTCCTCCGCTTATAGTTAGTCATTCCATTGAGAGTTCTTTGACAAGTCTTGTTTCTCTTTGTGATTTAGTGTTCTTTTTCATGCCTATAATAAAAGATAAACTGGGAACATACAGTTAACTATTTCAACTTTCTCATCAGGAGTATAGGCAAGGTTAATATTTTTGCCTATTCTAAATTGTGACAGGTTGATTTCATACTTGGTAGTTGGGTTCACTGTAACTTACCCACCGGCGGAGCGTTGAATATTACAAGCCTTTCCGTATATTTGAGACCTTCAACTGATGCACCAAACTTCTTAATTGAAGTTATTCGAAGCAGTCCAACAACTCTCATCCTCATTCTTGATCTACCTCCGCGAAAGGACCTTGTCCAACATCCCGATTACCTCAAGACCTTTTATGAGGAAACACAATTAGATAAGCAGAGACAACTTCTCGAGAAGCTACCTGAGGTAAAGCcttatttctcttcttctctataTATTCGAGCCCTTGTCTCTCCATCAGCTATCTTGGTTTCTATAGAAACCGAACCTTCCCAGGCCATTCGCATTGATGAAATTATTCAGGATCACATAAGTCCTGTTGCTAAGGTAATGCTGGATACATGGTTGAATCTGTGTGCTTGTACTGAGAGAAGATTGACAGATGATGAAAGTACAGATCTGGCTAAGAGGGatcaaataattaagaataagaCTATCGAGATAGATCTTGAATCAAGCTTCCCTAGACTTTTCGGGCAACAAGTAGCCAACCAGGTTTTAGGAGTACTAAGGGAAATCTATAACAGTTGAATTTCTTGGTCCTGCTGCTGTTTGATAGTGTGATAATTGTATGTAATCTTTATCATTCTTCAACatataatacatttaaaaagatGTATATTGAGAATAACAATATGTATTTTACCAAGGTGTTATATCATATGCCACTTTGTAAAGGGGTCATATTCACTTCAACAGATCTAGAACTGGAACCGAACACGCATTACGGCATTagagagaaaattttaattaattttattttgatttgataaaaTTGACGAGTAATTTAAGACAATCATTTACAATGAAGTGGACTATGAAGGGAGTGATAGACCATTTTTCCAATTGGATGGAATTGAGGATTTAGgcccaaaaaaagaaaagaatactTAAGTTTGACAAAGATTTATAAACATTTCTAAGTTGGGATAAAATATGAAGTTGTGAGAAAATTATTTGGGAGAATCCAACGACCAATAATGAAACACTGAAAGGGAGCACCCTATTTTAGGCAATATTACCAAGTTAGCAGCACcctaataaataaagtaatctAAGTACTTGATCGATTTCTAATTACTTTGTCTTTTTTTTAGTGATTcttaattacttattcattataacaaatcaagaatggataaatttattttatctattatattattaattaattactttaaaaaatatataatttttttaaaatcttaaatttttaattcaccCGCTTcataataagggtaaaatgataatctcactatgtcaattattattttcttaacagGTGTGCCAATTCAAAAATGGAtaagtaattagggacagaggaataaataattgaatttggGAGCTTATATCTATAGAGCTTCTTCATTAATGGTTTTCTTAGTAGGTATTTTATCATACGataccatatcatgatatggaatcgtGAGATGGAATCAGCATTTAAACATGCGATTTCATGTTgattttatctcattattaCGTATCATGAGATAGAATctcatattcttcaaaaatcatgatatgggaattccatatcatgatttgagatgtttaaatacaaaaattgattcataagtttatattttgttaaaataaccCACGTTTATATTTACtaactatttatttatatataaataaaatttacaatcatttcattactttttaaaatttattattctcacaaacataaatttattattattttaaatttgatgaatgtaaatgataaattatgaattgatttggtGAATGTAAATAAGAATGGAGGGAGTAATATCTATTCTGTTTTTTCATGATAAGAAAAAATCTTCTCTTTTGGctacatatgaaaatgtttaaagcaatttaatatgaaaaaagaaaacaatgatGATGTATGTTTGATAATCACTACTTCCATTATGTTGATTTTTGTACAAAATTAATGCACTAAAAACGTGTAATTGCACACAAGTGAAACAAGATCTAAACCATTATGATATTTAGACACAAGTGAAAATTGTCATAGCTTGTGCAATGTTACATAATTATTTGCAAGAATACCAAagaattgatgatatatttatgGTTTATGAGCATGAAAATATAGTTGTTAATCATATTGACCAACAAATAATAATTCAGATTAACAATGTTGGTTTGCCTTCTGGTCATATGATAAGAAATGCAAGTTGAACGAGAGGAGATTGTTTGTACTATGTAGggaaatatattaaaaactagtACACTATAATTCatgatcaattttatttattgaataaaaatttgatcaattaaagttAGATGAAACAATAACTTAAGTGGAAAACAAAtaactttgtaataatttattatgcaattttatttgtatatttgataagaataaataaacaattgaactattttaataattttacaatttataaaattcttaTGTTAATGAGAAAATATACTAACACAAAAATTCCATATCATTACTTCATATGGAATGCCAAACTGGCCATTAATCTCATACAATAATTATTCCATTTGTCACAAACTATGTGTCATGTTATTTTCTTATacatattttaagaaaacatcaattaagaTGAGTTTATTTGATTATCTCAATCTTTATTTATGGAAGATACAATATGACTAATATCACTTTATTAAATActtactttataaaaatatttgtattcttcaataaaacaattattgttaaaaataaaataactaacttAGCTATATAGGAATACTGACAAGTATAGAGAAAGAATCAGGACCAGTATCCACAAATAAGAAAGTCTAGTTCACCAAATCAAAGAAGAACTCCTTAGGCTTCCTGCCCCCTCTTTTCCTCTACAATCTCAGATTAACAGATTCAAGATTTACGCTCATGGATCTAAAGTATAAAGAAGAAATTTaagtaataatatgaatatacgGTGAGTGTAATAGTCCCTTAACATGCTCTTTGTATAATAATCAAGATATTTCATTGGTTCATAAAGTTAAAGACTAAACAATCAAATATATCAAGGACAAAGATACATTGATAAGCATTTTAGTGGATTAACTGTATTACATAAGTTAATTCCTAAAACATGtgaaaattaaatgatgaaaaaagaagCGAGACgggaaagaaaaatatttaccttACCGTGCTAAATTTAACTTACTTTATCATACCGCATTAAACATTTCTTTCTACTTTTATCATGCTCCATCGAGCATTCTTAAAATTTCTAGTCCTTTTTACTTTTAGTTTGtaatgtttactttatttttcactttttaaaatttttaacttagtattcatcaatcacatATTACTACGAAATCGTCAAGATTCTTTAAAAGTGTGTAGCATAGGGTTACTAATATTATAATGCATATttataagttaaataaatagCATCCTCAATATTTTTAGTTCATATAATTCAATTTACTAGGttagttataatttataaaaataaataacgaaaATCAAATAAGCTTACGTCTctaaaatagaattaaaatataaaagaaatttcatgAATACTgtaaattaatgtttttaaaaagattCTAACGATATTTAAGTTTCTTCATTTAATTACatctaatttaccttttttgaaaaaataaataaattatatttctatattaatttCAAGTTAAATATAATTCACTACTTTTTAAAAGAGTTATTCAAGTTAGTATATGAAAAGTGCTAcgttgaaacaaaataaataatagatataagaagaataaaaaaaatgtatctaacaaattttaaataaaaacaagttagaaagaagaaatgaaataaatgaaaaaataatgaaaaagatgaAGGGGGTTTAAAGCCCCAAACTtccattttccatgaaaaagagggggaaaatgttgaaataatgaaaaagatgaAGGGGGTGTAAAGCCCCAAAGTtccattttccatgaaaaagaGGGGGAAAATGTTGCCCATGGTATTCTAACCCATGACTTAGGGAATTCTTTGAACCTTTTATCCACCGAGTCAAGCTTATACTTGCTTGTGTNNNNNNNNNNNNNNNNNNNNNNNNNNNNNNNNNNNNNNNNNNNNNNNNNNNNNNNNNNNNNNNNNNNNNNNNNNNNNNNNNNNNNNNNNNNNNNNNNNNNNNNNNNNNNNNNNNNNNNNNNNNNNNNNNNNNNNNNNNNNNNNNNNNNNNNNNNNNNNNNNNNNNNNNNNNNNNNNNNNNNNNNNNNNNNNNNNNNNNNNNNNNNNNNNNNNNNNNNNNNNNNNNNNNNNNNNNNNNNNNNNNNNNNNNNNNNNNNNNNNNNNNNNNNNNNNNNNNNNNNNNNNNNNNNNNNNNNNNNNNNNNNNNNNNNNNNNNNNNNNNNNNNNNNNNNNNNNNNNNNNNNNNNNNNNNNNNNNNNNNNNNNNNNNNNNNNNNNNNNNNNNNNNNNNNNNNNNNNNNNNNNNNNNNNNNNNNNNNNNNNNNNNNNNNNNNNNNNNNNNNNNNNNNNNNNNNNNNNNNNNNNNNNNNNNNNNNNNNNNNNNNNNNNNNNNNNNNNNNNNNNNNNNNNNNNNNNNNNNNNNNNNNNNNNNNNNNNNNNNNNNNNNNNNNNNNNNNNNNNNNNNNNNNNNNNNNNNNNNNNNNNNNNNNNNNNNNNNNNNNNNNNNNNNNNNNNNNNNNNNNNNNNNNNNNNNNNNNNNNNNNNNNNNNNNNNNNNNNNNNNNNNNNNNNNNNNNNNNNNNNNNNNNNNNNNNNNNNNNNNNNNNNNNNNNNNNNNNNNNNNNNNNNNNNNNNNNNNNNNNNNNNNNNNNNNNNNNNNNNNNNNNNNNNNNNNNNNNNNNNNNNNNNNNNNNNNNNNNNNNNNNNNNNNNNNNNNNNNNNNNNNNNNNNNNNNNNNNNNNNNNNNNNNNNNNNNNNNNNNNNNNNNNNNNNNNNNNNNNNNNNNNNNNNNNNNNNNNNNNNNNNNNNNNNNNNNNNNNNNNNNNNNNNNNNNNNNNNNNNNNNNNNNNNNNNNNNNNNNNNNNNNNNNNNNNNNNNNNNNNNNNNNNNNNNNNNNNNNNNNNNNNNNNNNNNNNNNNNNNNNNNNNNNNNNNNNNNNNNNNNNNNNNNNNNNNNNNNNNNNNNNNNNNNNNNNNNNNNNNNNNNNNNNNNNNNNNNNNNNNNNNNNNNNNNNNNNNNNNNNNNNNNNNNNNNNNNNNNNNNNNNNNNNNNNNNNNNNNNNNNNNNNNNNNNNNNNNNNNNNNNNNNNNNNNNNNNNNNNNNNNNNNNNNNNNNNNNNNNNNNNNNNNNNNNNNNNNNNNNNNNNNNNNNNNNNNNNNNNNNNNNNNNNNNNNNNNNNNNNNNNNNNNNNNNNNNNNNNNNNNNNNNNNNNNNNNNNNNNNNNNNNNNNNNNNNNNNNNNNNNNNNNNNNNNNNNNNNNNNNNNNNNNNNNNNNNNNNNNNNNNNNNNNNNNNNNNNNNNNNNNNNNNNNNNNNNNNNNNNNNNNNNNNNNNNNNNNNNNNNNNNNNNNNNNNNNNNNNNNNNNNNNNNNNNNNNNNNNNNNNNNNNNNNNNNNNNNNNNNNNNNNNNNNNNNNNNNNNNNNNNNNNNNNNNNNNNNNNNNNNNNNNNNNNNNNNNNNNNNNNNNNNNNNNNNNNNNNNNNNNNNNNNNNNNNNNNNNNNNNNNNNNNNNNNNNNNNNNNNNNNNNNNNNNNNNNNNNNNNNNNNNNNNNNNNNNNNNNNNNNNNNNNNNNNNNNNNNNNNNNNNNNNNNNNNNNNNNNNNNNNNNNNNNNNNNNNNNNNNNNNNNNNNNNNNNNNNNNNNNNNNNNNNNNNNNNNNNNNNNNNNNNNNNNNNNNNNNNNNNNNNNNNNNNNNNNNNNNNNNNNNNNNNNNNNNNNNNNNNNNNNNNNNNNNNNNNNNNNNNNNNNNNNNNNNNNNNNNNNNNNNNNNNNNNNNNNNNNNNNNNNNNNNNNNNNNNNNNNNNNNNNNNNNNNNNNNNNNNNNNNNNNNNNNNNNNNNNNNNNNNNNNNNNNNNNNNNNNNNNNNNNNNNNNNNNNNNNNNNNNNNNNNNNNNNNNNNNNNNNNNNNNNNNNNNNNNNNNNNNNNNNNNNNNNNNNNNNNNNNNNNNNNNNNNNNNNNNNNNNNNNNNNNNNNNNNNNNNNNNNNNNNNNNNNNNNNNNNNNNNNNNNNNNNNNNNNNNNNNNNNNNNNNNNNNNNNNNNNNNNNNNNNNNNNNNNNNNNNNNNNNNNNNNNNNNNNNNNNNNNNNNNNNNNNNNNNNNNNNNNNNNNNNNNNNNNNNNNNNNNNNNNNNNNNNNNNNNNNNNNNNNNNNNNNNNNNNNNNNNNNNNNNNNNNNNNNNNNNNNNNNNNNNNNNNNNNNNNNNNNNNNNNNNNNNNNNNNNNNNNNNNNNNNNNNNNNNNNNNNNNNNNNNNNNNNNNNNNNNNNNNNNAACATATGATAACTTTGAAATCTGatgttgacttgctccattctatcgtatgaatgtggtagcagtaaataattagtctgaaagatgacaaatgattAACGATATGAAAAAGGGCATGAAGGGACgaaattataatagtcatcattgtggtaatgataaaaggaagaacactatgagttcttcaaatagtccttcaaaatgtgaaggcaatttttattatcaaaatggtatgaaaggtcattagacttgtgaatgttgtcaacccaataatttgacaagtttataaatcctctatcatgagacaagaagataaagtgatggtacacttgatctttcaaagtgatgttgaggtgtgtcatagaaatatgatgaattttaaaaccatgacaatgtacttataatgcaaatttatgaagtacatataaatgattagtccattccttgaagagaatgtgacttgtgatgagtatcgtgaatgctcgaccattctataagagaatgggtcaagatgtgataaaatcattatgggttggatatatatcacaactcacctctatggaaggtttgagaaaaaatgatatatgccaCATCTCATCTCTACGGGAAGTttgagagaaataaataaattttatttgtcatgaaTGGTCAATGATCGTGTGCGTTTATACGTCATGGATATTAtaatatgtttgttatgaactaccgaaagggcaaaaagaaagaagtaatTCTTGCCTATAAAGGTTGTAGTCATGATCAAATATAATGTGTGACaacacaaatttgtcattgattgtgtacctatggtacaacaaaagtaaagcaagaaacatgtcttgctcgtaatgttttgaccatgacaataatgatatcatttctccttgaaggagatgctcacAATAGGGATtgtgtcatgcaatatgtgatagtacacaaaactaatagcaagctctaacgagttgtgttattatcagaggaataataaTGGGGTTGTAGTAGGtctcaaaagaaatttttttaagtttcgaatgaattgaaaataaatatcgaGACGATAAATCACTACAACCGAAggggttataaatatttatataaaaggtTACCCAttgtttccttttgtttgttgCACACAAACGTGGGCATGCTGATGATATCACATGcgaaagtaaattataagtgtactgaTATAAagattagttggcatgaatGGTTGACcattcttgtttaaatgtgatgcaaatgtaattgagaattcatgtgattatatgatgaagaaataaaagattcttcaagaattcttatgtgttgcttgttctcttcaTAAAATCATTCTACCAgttaaggttgggattgtaattTCCTGAAGTTTTTGGGACATATAAAAAGGTGGATATGGGCCCATTCACctgtcatgtggatcatttgcaactatatgacagatgcatctatgcgatgaTCACATGTGCTTTagtgtcaacttacaaattggtgtttgtaaggttatttgctcgaattgttaaattaagagaACAGTtccaaattataaaattatattgataatgctggttgatttagcagaaattgtatgtctccaattatagctaaatcatggttatgagaacaaaactcccaaataagatttggtatgagataattttatttaacatgtagcaacacatgtatgcatcaaaccaacaaggtttccccattaaaattggttcagggtcaagaaccatataattttcatttaaaatgttgaatgtgcggttatgattttaattgctccaccacgcacaaagatgaacttccaaataaggttggaatgaacgttagattttctaacattagggggagagatgattgacagctgaaaattatgtgtgaggttaattatgaattatctagatcctcgttaaaaaaaatatgtgaacttaaaagTTCAAaggataattcatttgcataatgttgcaaatcaattGCCAGATGAATGTACTGACCCTATGAAATAATTCaactgcaaatgctccaatatgaagtccttgaaggacataGTCTATGATACGCTGGAAGCGTAACAGACCAATcggttccaaatataaaattccttaaaaaaaggaaggagcaaatgatcaacatggtcatgataatgaggcaagttcTATAAAAGAGCACaatgacataacacttcataaaactcgggaaaaggttcaggtacctgaaaaataaagaaaaatgaagagatctcgataagttatgtcttgttggaatcgatatcaaataaccatCGACGTTATttttgatatgaggtagcgctcaatgatataaattgtgacgaggatcttgaattcaaatctgtcatatggacagataaatggttgaccaagtaaaatgcacaattcaagtatattttgtttcacttagaaaagtgacattttggactggtagtccataaatcaaggtataatgtc
This window encodes:
- the LOC107014711 gene encoding red chlorophyll catabolite reductase, chloroplastic, with product MAVPLSSAKFHTSILTQSLPSSSSRSFSVGKRFCCSSSSTSMEHHESKFKEFPYASVPHRKLMVELVSTVENRLGESLLPCTLPSHVQYFENESATAHASLYVRSGNSSSEVDFILGSWVHCNLPTGGALNITSLSVYLRPSTDAPNFLIEVIRSSPTTLILILDLPPRKDLVQHPDYLKTFYEETQLDKQRQLLEKLPEVKPYFSSSLYIRALVSPSAILVSIETEPSQAIRIDEIIQDHISPVAKVMLDTWLNLCACTERRLTDDESTDLAKRDQIIKNKTIEIDLESSFPRLFGQQVANQVLGVLREIYNS